The following coding sequences are from one Streptococcus mitis window:
- a CDS encoding ABC transporter ATP-binding protein, producing MKQLISLKNICRSYRNGDQELQVLKNINLEVNEGEFVAIMGPSGSGKSTLMNTIGMLDTPTSGEYYLEGQEVAGLGEKQLAKVRNQQIGFVFQQFFLLSKLNALQNVELPLIYAGVSASKRRKLAEEYLDKVELTERSHHLPSELSGGQKQRVAIARALVNNPSIILADEPTGALDTKTGNQIMQLLVDLNKEGKTIIMVTHEPEIAAYAKRQIVIRDGVISSDSGLVEKEEN from the coding sequence ATGAAGCAACTAATTAGTCTCAAAAATATCTGCAGAAGCTACCGTAATGGTGACCAAGAACTGCAGGTTCTCAAAAATATCAATTTAGAAGTGAATGAGGGTGAATTTGTTGCCATCATGGGACCATCTGGTTCTGGTAAATCTACACTGATGAATACGATTGGCATGTTGGATACACCAACCAGTGGAGAGTATTATCTTGAAGGTCAAGAAGTTGCTGGACTTGGTGAAAAACAACTAGCCAAGGTCCGCAACCAACAAATCGGATTTGTCTTTCAGCAGTTCTTTCTTCTATCCAAACTCAATGCTCTGCAAAATGTAGAATTGCCCTTAATTTACGCGGGAGTTTCGGCTTCAAAACGTCGCAAGTTAGCTGAGGAATATCTAGATAAGGTTGAATTGACTGAGCGTAGTCACCATTTGCCTTCAGAATTATCTGGTGGCCAAAAGCAACGTGTAGCTATCGCGCGTGCCTTGGTAAACAATCCTTCTATTATCCTAGCGGACGAACCGACAGGAGCCTTGGATACCAAAACAGGTAACCAAATCATGCAACTATTGGTTGACTTGAACAAAGAAGGAAAAACCATTATCATGGTAACGCATGAGCCTGAGATCGCTGCTTATGCCAAACGCCAGATTGTCATTCGTGATGGCGTCATTTCATCTGATAGTGGTCTCGTAGAAAAGGAGGAAAACTAA
- a CDS encoding YdbC family protein: MAEFTFEIEEHLLTLSENEKGWTKEINRVSFNGAPAKFDIRAWSPDHTKMGKGITLSNEEFQTMVDAFKGK, encoded by the coding sequence ATGGCAGAATTTACATTTGAAATCGAAGAGCACTTGTTGACTCTTTCTGAAAACGAAAAAGGTTGGACCAAGGAAATTAACCGTGTGAGCTTTAATGGTGCCCCTGCAAAGTTTGATATTCGTGCTTGGAGTCCAGACCATACTAAAATGGGCAAAGGGATTACTCTTTCCAATGAAGAATTTCAAACGATGGTGGATGCCTTTAAAGGTAAATAA
- the gor gene encoding glutathione-disulfide reductase — MREYDIIAIGGGSGGIATMNRAGEHGAKAAVIEEKKLGGTCVNVGCVPKKIMWYGAQIAETFHQFGEDYGFKTTDLNFDFATLRRNREAYIDRARSSYDGSFKRNGVDLIEGHAEFVDSHTVSVNGELIRAKHIVIATGAHPSIPNIPGAELGGSSDDVFAWEELPESVAILGAGYIAVELAGVLHTFGVKTDLFVRRDRPLRGFDSYIVEGLVKEMERTNLPLHTHKVPAKLEKTAEGITIHFEDGTSHTASQVIWATGRRPNVKSLQLEKAGVTLNERGFIQVDKYQNTVVEGIYALGDVTGEKELTPVAIKAGRTLSERLFNGKTTAKMDYTTIPTVVFSHPAIGTVGLTEEQAIKEYGQEQIKVYKSSFASMYSAVTSNRQESRFKLITAGSEEKVVGLHGIGYGVDEMIQGFAVAIKMGATKADFDATVAIHPTASEEFVTMR; from the coding sequence ATGAGAGAATATGATATCATTGCTATCGGTGGAGGTAGTGGAGGAATTGCTACCATGAACCGTGCTGGTGAACACGGAGCTAAAGCAGCCGTTATCGAGGAAAAGAAACTAGGCGGAACCTGCGTCAACGTCGGTTGTGTTCCTAAAAAAATCATGTGGTACGGGGCACAAATCGCTGAGACTTTCCATCAATTTGGAGAAGACTACGGCTTTAAGACTACTGATCTTAACTTTGACTTTGCAACACTACGTCGTAATCGTGAAGCCTACATTGATCGCGCTCGTTCTTCTTATGATGGCAGTTTTAAACGCAACGGTGTAGATTTGATTGAAGGTCATGCTGAATTTGTAGATTCTCATACTGTCAGCGTAAATGGTGAACTGATTCGTGCTAAACATATCGTGATTGCTACTGGTGCCCATCCAAGTATTCCAAACATTCCCGGTGCTGAACTAGGTGGCTCTTCTGATGATGTATTTGCCTGGGAAGAATTGCCAGAGTCAGTTGCAATTCTAGGCGCCGGTTATATCGCTGTTGAATTGGCTGGCGTACTCCACACCTTTGGTGTCAAGACAGATCTCTTTGTTCGTCGTGATCGTCCTTTACGTGGTTTTGATTCTTACATCGTTGAAGGTTTGGTAAAGGAAATGGAAAGAACAAACTTGCCACTTCATACTCACAAAGTCCCTGCCAAGTTAGAAAAAACTGCTGAGGGCATTACCATTCATTTCGAAGATGGTACTAGTCACACAGCTAGCCAAGTTATCTGGGCTACAGGTCGCCGTCCAAACGTTAAGAGCTTGCAACTTGAAAAAGCTGGAGTAACTCTGAATGAACGTGGCTTTATCCAAGTGGATAAATACCAAAATACTGTTGTTGAAGGAATCTACGCTCTAGGTGATGTAACAGGGGAAAAAGAACTAACTCCAGTTGCTATCAAGGCTGGACGTACTTTATCTGAGCGTCTCTTTAACGGAAAAACAACTGCTAAAATGGACTACACAACTATTCCAACTGTTGTCTTTTCACACCCTGCTATAGGAACTGTGGGATTGACAGAAGAACAAGCTATCAAAGAATATGGTCAAGAGCAAATCAAGGTTTACAAATCAAGCTTTGCATCTATGTACTCTGCCGTTACTAGCAATAGACAAGAATCCCGTTTCAAACTCATAACAGCTGGTTCAGAAGAAAAAGTTGTCGGACTTCATGGAATTGGCTACGGTGTTGATGAAATGATTCAAGGATTTGCTGTTGCTATCAAAATGGGAGCAACCAAGGCAGACTTTGATGCAACTGTGGCGATTCACCCAACTGCATCCGAAGAATTTGTAACTATGCGTTAA
- a CDS encoding ATP cone domain-containing protein, producing MQVIKRDGEIAEFNPDKIYQAILKAAQTVYVLTDDLRQNLAQVTKKVVLDLEEAKVERATISMIQSMVEHRLLGAGYITIAEHYISYRLQRDLERSGYGDHIAVHLHFEQIR from the coding sequence ATGCAAGTAATCAAACGTGATGGAGAAATTGCTGAATTTAATCCAGACAAGATTTACCAAGCTATCTTAAAGGCAGCTCAGACTGTCTATGTATTGACAGATGATTTACGTCAAAACCTTGCACAAGTCACTAAGAAAGTGGTTTTGGATTTGGAAGAGGCCAAGGTGGAACGTGCTACCATTAGCATGATTCAGTCTATGGTTGAACATCGTCTACTAGGTGCAGGTTACATTACCATTGCAGAACACTACATTTCCTATCGTCTACAACGTGACTTGGAAAGAAGTGGTTATGGAGATCATATCGCAGTTCATTTACATTTTGAACAAATTCGCTAA
- a CDS encoding ABC transporter permease encodes MQNLKFAFSSIMAHKMRSFLTMIGIVIGVSSVVVIMALGDSMSRQVNKTMTKSQKNIHVFFSPIKSKDGSFTQKQSALTVSGKEEEVFVEPPKPQEAWVKEAANLKGVDSYYLTNSTNVTLTYKDKKVEHANMTGGNVTYMDAVENEIIEGRGLREQDYKDFASVIILDDELANSLFGSAKDALNQIVEVNEISYRVIGVYESKEAKAAKTFGVGGLPITTNISLAVNFNTDEISNIVFRVNDTSLSQTLGPELARRMTEIAGLQQGEYQVADATEAFNEVQQMFGFITTIISAIAGISLFVGGTGVMNIMLVSVTERTREIGLRKALGATRANILIQFLIESMILTLLGGVIGLTIATGLTAIAGLLLQGLIAGIEVGVSIPVALFSLAVSASVGMIFGVLPANKASKLDPIEALRYE; translated from the coding sequence ATGCAGAATCTGAAATTTGCCTTTTCATCCATTATGGCCCACAAGATGCGTTCTTTCTTAACCATGATTGGGATTGTTATCGGTGTTTCCTCAGTTGTTGTGATTATGGCTCTAGGTGATTCCATGTCTCGTCAGGTCAATAAAACCATGACCAAGTCACAGAAGAATATTCATGTTTTTTTCTCGCCAATTAAAAGTAAAGATGGTTCTTTTACCCAAAAACAATCAGCTTTGACAGTTTCTGGGAAAGAAGAGGAAGTTTTTGTTGAACCACCAAAACCTCAAGAAGCTTGGGTCAAGGAAGCTGCTAATCTCAAGGGAGTGGATAGCTACTATTTAACCAACTCGACGAATGTTACCTTAACCTACAAGGATAAAAAGGTCGAACACGCTAACATGACAGGTGGAAATGTCACTTATATGGATGCGGTCGAAAATGAAATCATTGAAGGTCGTGGTCTTAGAGAGCAAGATTATAAAGATTTTGCAAGTGTGATTATCCTAGATGATGAACTAGCCAATAGCCTTTTTGGTTCAGCAAAAGATGCACTCAATCAGATTGTTGAAGTAAATGAAATCAGCTACCGTGTTATTGGTGTCTATGAAAGTAAAGAAGCTAAGGCTGCAAAAACCTTTGGAGTCGGAGGACTACCAATTACGACTAATATTTCTCTTGCGGTCAATTTTAACACAGACGAGATTTCAAATATTGTCTTTCGTGTTAATGATACCAGCTTGAGCCAGACTTTGGGGCCAGAGTTGGCAAGAAGAATGACGGAGATTGCTGGTCTCCAACAAGGGGAGTATCAGGTAGCAGATGCAACAGAAGCCTTCAACGAAGTTCAACAAATGTTCGGCTTTATAACTACGATTATTAGTGCCATTGCGGGGATTTCCCTCTTTGTTGGAGGGACTGGTGTTATGAACATTATGCTTGTTTCGGTGACAGAGCGTACCCGTGAGATTGGTCTCCGTAAGGCTTTGGGTGCAACGCGTGCCAATATTTTAATTCAGTTTTTGATTGAATCCATGATTTTGACCTTGCTTGGTGGAGTTATTGGTCTAACCATTGCGACAGGCTTAACAGCTATAGCTGGTCTACTCTTGCAAGGATTGATAGCTGGTATAGAAGTAGGAGTATCAATCCCAGTTGCCCTATTTAGCCTTGCAGTTTCGGCTAGCGTGGGTATGATTTTTGGAGTTTTGCCAGCCAACAAGGCTTCGAAACTTGATCCAATTGAAGCCCTTCGTTATGAATAG
- a CDS encoding efflux RND transporter periplasmic adaptor subunit, producing MMKKNRKAKKWQLYAAIGAASVVVLGAGGILLFRQPSQTAVKDEPTHLVVAKEGSVASSVLLSGTVTAKNEQYVYFDASKGDLDEILVSVGDKVSEGQALVKYSSSEAQAAYDSASRAVAKADRHINELNQARNEATSAPAPQLPAEGTAAQAPVSGNAVSSIDAQLGDARDARADAAAQLSKAQSQLDAMTVLSTLEGTVVEVNHNVSKSPTGASQVVVHVVSNENLQVKGELSEYNLANLSVGQEVTFTSKVYQDKSWTGKISYISDYPKNNGEAASTAAAAAAGNSGSKYPYTIDVTSEIGDLKQGFSVSVEVKNKSKAILVPLTSVVMENDKNYVWVLDEQKKAKKVEVGLGNADADNQEITSGLTNGVKVISNPTSSLEEGKEVKADEATN from the coding sequence ATTATGAAAAAGAATCGCAAAGCTAAAAAGTGGCAATTGTATGCAGCAATTGGTGCTGCAAGTGTAGTTGTATTGGGGGCTGGAGGGATTTTGCTCTTTAGACAACCATCTCAGACTGCTGTAAAAGATGAGCCTACTCATCTTGTTGTTGCTAAGGAAGGAAGCGTGGCATCCTCTGTTCTATTATCAGGGACAGTAACGGCAAAAAATGAACAATATGTTTATTTTGATGCTAGTAAGGGAGATTTAGATGAAATCCTTGTTTCTGTGGGTGATAAAGTCAGCGAAGGACAAGCTTTAGTCAAGTACAGTAGTTCAGAAGCACAGGCTGCCTATGATTCAGCTAGTCGAGCAGTAGCTAAGGCAGACCGTCATATCAACGAACTCAATCAAGCACGAAATGAAGCCACTTCAGCTCCCGCTCCACAGTTACCAGCGGAAGGTACAGCAGCTCAAGCTCCAGTCTCAGGCAATGCAGTGTCATCTATTGATGCACAGCTAGGTGATGCTCGTGATGCACGTGCAGATGCAGCAGCGCAATTAAGCAAGGCTCAAAGTCAGTTGGATGCCATGACGGTTCTCAGTACCTTAGAGGGAACTGTGGTCGAAGTTAACCACAATGTTTCTAAATCTCCAACAGGAGCTAGCCAAGTGGTCGTTCATGTCGTAAGTAATGAAAACTTGCAAGTTAAGGGAGAACTATCTGAATATAACCTTGCCAATTTATCTGTTGGACAAGAAGTAACCTTTACTTCTAAAGTTTACCAAGATAAGAGCTGGACTGGTAAGATTAGCTATATCTCTGACTACCCTAAAAACAATGGCGAAGCAGCGAGTACAGCGGCTGCCGCAGCAGCTGGTAATTCTGGCTCAAAATATCCATATACCATCGATGTTACAAGTGAAATTGGTGATCTGAAACAAGGATTCTCTGTAAGTGTTGAGGTCAAGAACAAGAGTAAAGCTATTTTGGTTCCTTTAACAAGTGTTGTTATGGAAAATGATAAGAATTATGTCTGGGTACTTGACGAGCAGAAAAAGGCCAAGAAAGTGGAAGTTGGTTTGGGAAATGCTGATGCAGACAACCAAGAAATCACTTCAGGTCTGACAAATGGAGTCAAGGTCATCAGTAACCCAACGTCTTCTCTAGAGGAAGGAAAAGAGGTGAAGGCTGATGAAGCAACTAATTAG
- a CDS encoding biotin transporter BioY, producing the protein MKKAHVYAIPAIGAALIAVLAQISLPIGPVPFTLQNFAIGLIATVFRPREAVLSVGLYLLLGAIGLPVFAGGGAGFQALVGPTAGYLWFYLIYSGLTSSLTNSKSGIVNIFLANLLGDALVFVGGILSLHFLAGMAFEKALVVGVIPFIIPDLGKIIAISFISRPLLQRLKNQAYFAN; encoded by the coding sequence TTGAAAAAAGCTCACGTTTATGCTATCCCTGCTATTGGGGCTGCTCTCATTGCTGTTTTGGCACAAATCAGTCTTCCAATTGGACCCGTCCCCTTCACTCTTCAAAACTTTGCAATCGGCTTGATTGCTACTGTCTTCAGACCGAGAGAGGCTGTACTTTCTGTTGGACTCTATCTTCTTCTAGGTGCTATCGGTCTTCCTGTCTTTGCAGGAGGTGGAGCTGGTTTTCAGGCTTTAGTTGGCCCCACTGCAGGCTATCTTTGGTTTTATCTCATTTACTCTGGACTTACTTCCTCTCTAACCAACAGCAAGAGTGGGATTGTCAATATTTTTCTTGCAAACCTCTTGGGTGATGCCCTTGTCTTTGTCGGCGGGATTCTAAGCTTGCATTTCCTAGCTGGAATGGCATTTGAAAAAGCTCTTGTGGTGGGGGTTATTCCCTTTATCATTCCAGATCTTGGTAAAATTATTGCTATTAGTTTTATTAGCCGTCCATTACTTCAACGCCTTAAAAATCAAGCTTACTTTGCTAACTAA